In Dama dama isolate Ldn47 chromosome 20, ASM3311817v1, whole genome shotgun sequence, a single window of DNA contains:
- the PRPF38A gene encoding pre-mRNA-splicing factor 38A, translated as MANRTVKDAHSIHGTNPQYLVEKIIRTRIYESKYWKEECFGLTAELVVDKAMELRFVGGVYGGNIKPTPFLCLTLKMLQIQPEKDIIVEFIKNEDFKYVRMLGALYMRLTGTAIDCYKYLEPLYNDYRKIKSQNRNGEFELMHVDEFIDELLHSERVCDIILPRLQKRYVLEEAEQLEPRVSALEEDMDDVESSEEEEEEDEKLERVPSPDHRRRSYRDLDKPRRSPTLRYRRSRSRSPRRRSRSPKRRSPSPRRERHRSKSPRRHRSRSRDRRHRSRSKSPGHHRSHRHRSHSKSPERSKKSHKKSRRGNE; from the exons ATGGCGAACCGTACGGTGAAAGATGCGCACAGCATCCACGGCACCAACCCTCAGTATCTGGTGGAGAAAATCATTCGGACGCGAATTTATGAGTCCAAATACTGGAAAGAGGAGTGCTTTGGACTTACAG ctgaACTTGTAGTTGATAAAGCCATGGAGTTAAGATTTGTGGGTGGTGTCTACGGTGGCAACATAAAGCCCACTCCTTTTTTGTGTTTAACCTTGAAGATGCTTCAGATTCAACCTGAGAAGGATATCATTGTAGAGTTtataaaaaatgaagatttcAA GTATGTCCGCATGCTGGGAGCACTTTACATGAGGTTGACAGGTACTGCAATTGATTGCTACAAGTACTTGGAGCCTCTATACAATGACTATCGAAAAATCAAGAGCCAGAACCGAAATGGAG AGTTTGAGCTGATGCATGTAGATGAATTTATTGATGAACTACTGCACAGTGAGAGAGTCTGTGATATCATTCTGCCCCGGCTACAG AAACGCTACGTGCTAGAGGAAGCCGAGCAGCTGGAGCCGCGGGTTAGCgctctggaggaagacatggacgACGTGGAGTCcagtgaagaggaggaggaggaggatgagaag TTGGAAAGAGTGCCATCACCTGATCATCGCCGGAGAAGCTACCGAGACTTGGACAAACCCCGTCGCTCTCCCACACTACGCTATCGGAGGAGTAGGAGTCGGTCTCCCAGAAG GCGGAGTCGGTCTCCCAAAAGGAGGAG CCCCTCCCCTCGCCGAGAACGGCATCGGAGCAAGAGCCCAAGACGTCATCGCAGCAGGTCCCGAGACAGACGGCACAGATCCCGCTCTAAGTCCCCAG GTCATCACCGCAGTCACAGACACAGGAGCCACTCAAAATCTCCTGAAAG GTCTAAGAAAAGCCACAAGAAGAGCCGGAGAGGGAATGAATAA